A single Triticum dicoccoides isolate Atlit2015 ecotype Zavitan chromosome 2A, WEW_v2.0, whole genome shotgun sequence DNA region contains:
- the LOC119359378 gene encoding CRIB domain-containing protein RIC7-like, whose translation MSTKMKKGILRPFRYFSNIMDAKEQELQIGFPTDVKHVAHIGWDGPSVPNKEKEAGAPSWMKDYHSAPLDSASFRSDRGGSAASNPWASQEIVLDGAGLGDTSFGDTKSEAGGIDVTVGDSPPSPGSRRSRRNRSRGSDTSSMDVTTGNTEILEKKEKAKKGTRKNRKKDKDKAAEDTAGSTCQDLPAVPKKSNRRKNKGSSEGSGGASTKDGGGGPEVGTIPLTLVADEEKDHEL comes from the exons ATGAGCacaaagatgaagaaggggatcctGAGGCCCTTCCGCTACTTCTCAAACATAATGG ATGCTAAGGAACAAGAATTGCAAATTGGTTTCCCAACGGATGTGAAACATGTGGCACATATCGGATGGGATGGACCTAGTGTCCCAAACAAGGAGAAGGAGGCAGGAGCACCTAGTTGG ATGAAAGACTACCACTCAGCACCACTGGATTCAGCCTCATTTAGGAGTGATAGGGGAGGTTCTGCTGCCTCTAACCCATGGGCTTCTCAAG AAATAGTTCTAGATGGAGCGGGCCTGGGAGATACCTCTTTCGGGGATACTAAAAGTGAAGCTGGTGGAATCGATGTCACTGTTGGTGACTCCCCTCCGTCCCCGGGCTCCCGCCGGTCAAGGCGAAACCGCTCTCGGGGTTCTGACACCTCCTCTATGGATGTCACAACAGGCAATACTGAGATcttggagaagaaggagaaggccaaGAAAGGCACCCGAAAGAATAGAAAGAAAGATAAGGACAAGGCAGCTGAGGACACTGCCGGTTCCACCTGTCAGGACCTCCCCGCAGTGCCCAAGAAGTCCAACCGCAGAAAAAACAAAGGAAGCTCCGAAGGAAGTGGTGGTGCATCGACCAAGGATGGTGGAGGTGGACCAGAGGTGGGCACAATACCGCTAACTCTGGTGGCCGACGAAGAAAAGGATCACGAATTGTAA